One genomic region from Thermoplasmatales archaeon encodes:
- a CDS encoding transposase — protein sequence MSVKSLDLQTSHAYHFKIALQKLWHLNIGIAEEYLRKWISWAYRSRMPDIIKLGKTMKKYIDGILESIGSGINSAVVEGLNNKIRTAFKRSYGFKAQEYRDMIIYLVAGGFRLPPEC from the coding sequence ATGTCTGTGAAATCCCTGGATCTACAGACCTCTCATGCATACCATTTCAAGATCGCACTCCAGAAGCTATGGCATCTTAACATTGGGATTGCAGAGGAATATCTGAGGAAATGGATATCATGGGCATACAGGTCAAGGATGCCTGATATCATCAAACTGGGAAAGACCATGAAGAAGTACATTGATGGCATATTGGAATCCATAGGATCGGGAATAAATTCAGCTGTTGTTGAAGGCCTCAACAACAAGATAAGAACAGCATTCAAGCGTTCATATGGTTTCAAGGCACAGGAATACAGAGATATGATCATATATCTGGTGGCAGGAGGATTTAGGTTACCCCCAGAGTGTTAA
- the istA gene encoding IS21 family transposase produces MFKAKKEQGMNISEIARRTGVSRKTVRKYIAMEKPAKYSREGRQSVIAPYTDYVRGRIDKYNLSAVRIYDEIGEKGYLGSYTTVKRLCRELRKDRRVQAVYRYETKPGKQSQVDFGEFGYIDMDGKRRKLYAFSMILGYSRMRYAEFTTDISTENVIKMHLNAFSFFGGFTDTILYDNLKQIVIDRKIKASESRFNEKFMDFAEYYGIAIRLCYPYRPETKGKIESTIKYLRYNFWTGRTFDSLSDINVQCQEWLKKVNSQIHGTTHETPLERLKDEKLNPLSSVPAYMTRKEESRKISRDCYVSYKGNRYSVPWKYAGRECMVIEESSALKIEVDASIVADHSILSGTGRISRKKEHFEGLLKAIREENSAVYRQIVETRDLKKYEDVV; encoded by the coding sequence ATGTTTAAAGCCAAGAAGGAACAGGGAATGAACATAAGTGAGATAGCAAGGAGAACGGGAGTGAGCAGGAAAACCGTGAGAAAGTATATTGCAATGGAGAAGCCGGCGAAGTACAGCAGAGAGGGGAGACAGTCTGTCATTGCCCCTTACACTGATTATGTAAGGGGGAGGATTGACAAATATAACCTCTCTGCTGTGAGGATATATGATGAGATCGGAGAAAAAGGTTATCTCGGATCATACACAACTGTCAAGAGGCTATGTAGGGAACTGCGCAAAGATCGTAGGGTTCAGGCAGTATACCGCTATGAGACTAAACCTGGAAAACAATCCCAGGTTGACTTCGGCGAATTTGGTTACATAGACATGGACGGAAAAAGGAGGAAACTCTACGCTTTCTCCATGATCCTGGGATATTCCCGGATGCGATATGCAGAATTCACAACAGACATATCCACTGAAAACGTGATCAAAATGCATCTGAACGCGTTCTCCTTCTTTGGCGGGTTCACCGATACGATACTGTATGACAATCTGAAGCAGATCGTCATCGATCGTAAGATAAAGGCATCAGAATCGAGATTCAACGAGAAATTCATGGATTTCGCTGAATATTATGGCATAGCGATCCGATTGTGCTATCCCTACAGACCGGAGACAAAGGGGAAGATCGAGAGCACAATAAAGTATCTCAGATACAACTTCTGGACAGGCAGGACATTTGATTCTCTCTCAGATATCAATGTTCAATGCCAGGAATGGCTTAAAAAGGTAAATTCGCAGATACATGGAACAACGCATGAGACACCCTTAGAGAGGCTGAAAGATGAGAAACTCAACCCACTTTCATCAGTACCGGCATACATGACAAGGAAGGAAGAATCCAGAAAGATATCCAGGGACTGCTATGTCTCGTATAAAGGGAACAGGTATTCTGTTCCCTGGAAATATGCCGGAAGGGAGTGCATGGTAATTGAAGAATCATCAGCGTTGAAGATAGAGGTCGATGCCAGCATCGTTGCTGATCATTCAATTCTATCAGGAACAGGAAGGATATCAAGGAAGAAGGAGCACTTCGAAGGCCTTTTAAAGGCGATAAGAGAGGAGAATTCTGCAGTATACAGGCAGATTGTGGAAACCCGTGACTTAAAGAAATACGAGGATGTGGTATGA
- the istB gene encoding IS21-like element helper ATPase IstB, with product MMDSYERVHEYLSRLGMTTMENIIDSYLEASHDKSVMDILDHLLSEELKHKLSKKTENMLNWSGFPFRKTMDDFDFSFQPSIDRSVIDDLMTMRYIHNTENVVFLGPPGMGKTHLSVALGMRAIMSDIPVYYVSAMKLVQTLKRDYDLKRLEYRIKTYSRFRLMIVDEIGYLPLTREESNLFFQFVSSRYEKRSTIYTSNKSFSEWGEILGDQAMAAAVIDRILHHCTVVNIRGDSYRLKDRRRNALPTEKRRREE from the coding sequence ATGATGGATTCATATGAGAGAGTGCATGAATACCTTTCAAGACTCGGCATGACCACAATGGAAAACATCATTGATTCATACCTTGAGGCATCCCATGACAAGTCCGTAATGGACATACTGGATCACCTTCTTTCCGAAGAGCTCAAGCACAAACTTTCAAAGAAAACGGAAAACATGTTGAACTGGTCAGGTTTTCCATTCAGGAAGACAATGGACGATTTTGATTTTTCATTCCAGCCATCCATAGACAGATCGGTGATAGATGATCTCATGACGATGCGGTATATACACAACACTGAGAATGTTGTCTTCCTCGGTCCTCCGGGAATGGGAAAGACCCACCTGTCGGTCGCACTGGGAATGAGGGCAATCATGTCAGATATCCCAGTGTACTATGTGTCCGCCATGAAACTCGTTCAGACGCTGAAGCGTGACTATGATCTCAAGAGGCTTGAATACAGAATAAAGACATATTCAAGGTTCCGGCTCATGATAGTGGACGAGATCGGTTACCTCCCGCTTACAAGGGAGGAATCGAACCTGTTCTTCCAGTTTGTGTCGTCCAGATATGAGAAGAGATCGACAATATACACATCGAACAAGTCTTTCTCAGAATGGGGTGAGATACTTGGGGACCAGGCGATGGCAGCAGCTGTCATTGACAGGATACTGCACCATTGTACCGTGGTGAACATAAGGGGGGATTCATACAGGCTTAAGGACAGGAGAAGGAATGCATTACCAACAGAAAAGAGGAGAAGAGAAGAATGA
- a CDS encoding glycosyltransferase family 4 protein — MEKTLKKFVFCSPVTPIYEMHSHRPYFEFPKAASHFGFGPYLIIGKNHFKYNGPVNVIETGDDSNRHLNVVRTLPFLLKFIMREKPSVFVFFHMNLVLPFIVSATKIFGLGKKVKFLLKMDWDGSAFSQLGKFMPLRNLFLAFESFFVDRIIIENKCGYDSLSSIPLINKKKIILLPNGYPEDFIQQADYSNFKRHPIILTVSRISPEKGLDILIIAFAALSFEFPEWKLHIVGPIEDVVYYNKCVSLVEDLNIQSRIVFTGPLYSDSLKWEYYHSSIFCLPSFEESFAIVRLEAIAAGLPLVTSEAGCGREYKHFGSMIFKIGDIAELKEHLKRLMANERLREEISAKQQGSIISYDIIIEKLLRSLALLN, encoded by the coding sequence ATGGAAAAAACATTAAAGAAGTTCGTATTTTGTAGCCCTGTCACTCCGATTTATGAAATGCACAGCCATAGGCCGTATTTTGAATTCCCAAAGGCAGCCTCTCACTTCGGTTTTGGGCCTTACCTCATAATCGGCAAAAATCATTTTAAATACAACGGACCCGTAAATGTCATTGAAACTGGGGATGATTCGAACAGGCATCTTAATGTAGTTAGGACTCTTCCATTTTTATTGAAATTCATTATGAGAGAAAAGCCGAGTGTCTTTGTTTTTTTTCATATGAATTTGGTACTGCCATTCATAGTGAGTGCAACAAAAATATTTGGCCTGGGAAAAAAAGTGAAATTTTTATTGAAGATGGACTGGGATGGTAGTGCATTCAGCCAGTTAGGAAAATTTATGCCTCTAAGGAACCTTTTCTTGGCTTTTGAATCTTTCTTTGTTGACCGAATAATAATAGAAAATAAATGCGGCTACGATTCACTGTCTTCTATTCCGTTAATAAATAAGAAAAAGATTATACTTCTCCCAAACGGCTATCCTGAAGACTTTATTCAACAAGCAGACTATTCAAATTTCAAAAGACACCCCATCATTCTTACTGTTTCGAGGATTTCCCCGGAAAAAGGCCTTGACATATTAATTATTGCATTTGCCGCCCTTTCATTTGAATTTCCTGAATGGAAATTACATATTGTAGGTCCGATAGAAGATGTTGTCTATTATAATAAATGCGTTTCACTAGTTGAGGATTTGAATATACAATCTAGAATAGTATTTACCGGACCACTTTATAGCGATTCCCTAAAATGGGAGTACTATCATTCTTCAATTTTCTGCCTCCCATCCTTCGAAGAAAGTTTTGCTATAGTCCGCCTCGAGGCTATTGCCGCCGGTCTTCCACTCGTTACGTCGGAAGCGGGTTGTGGACGGGAATACAAGCATTTTGGATCGATGATATTCAAGATAGGGGACATTGCAGAATTAAAGGAACATCTTAAAAGATTAATGGCAAACGAAAGACTTAGGGAAGAAATTTCAGCCAAGCAACAAGGATCTATAATTTCATATGATATTATTATAGAAAAGTTGTTGCGTTCTTTGGCTTTACTCAACTAA